The following coding sequences lie in one Liolophura sinensis isolate JHLJ2023 chromosome 4, CUHK_Ljap_v2, whole genome shotgun sequence genomic window:
- the LOC135464863 gene encoding piggyBac transposable element-derived protein 3-like — MAKSLSVDKVLKLIFIPSGELSDIDLSSGDELDQPKSSDPSDDGLDYEVEHDATSDNEPTDTSSDEDSGNATPSTSKSAGTSKTKRSVYKWKKVLPEFRDTDFTGGDFQDPPMDLPTPMEYFKMFINQECIQYIADQTNLFAMQKDGKEIKASTDEIEQFIGILLMIGFFPCPSYRMYWSNDSRFSSVADVMSRNRFECLLRYVHFNDNSNVRGREDPNYDPLFKNRPLLDMLRVEMGKLEPEECQSIDEQIVAFKGRSSLKQYNKNKPHKWGFQVFTRAGSPGIMYDFEVYTGKSMKLEGNFKVYFDNWFTSVDLVRTLAERNIWAVATIRRDRMGGCQLASDKQLKDNGRGSFDYRSDRDSAITVVKWHDNKAVHLVSSFCGTEPVDTCRRWSACAKQKIDVNRPLIVKEYNHHMGGVDLADMLIELYRTNIRSRKWFMRLVFYCFDVAIVQTPYDTTTGRQS; from the coding sequence ATGGCAAAGTCGTTGAGTGTCGATAAGGTACTAAAGCTGATATTTATTCCTAGTGGTGAACTTTCAGATATTGACCTCAGCTCAGGTGATGAACTTGATCAGCCCAAATCGTCTGATCCGTCAGATGACGGCTTGGACTATGAAGTAGAACATGATGCCACCAGTGATAATGAGCCCACGGACACTTCTTCGGACGAGGACAGTGGGAATGCGACTCCATCAACCTCTAAATCAGCTGGAACATCAAAAACTAAACGCTCCGTCTATAAATGGAAGAAAGTACTTCCAGAATTTCGCGACACAGATTTCACGGGCGGAGATTTTCAAGACCCACCAATGGATTTACCTACTCCGATGGAATACTTCAAAATGTTCATCAATCAGGAATGTATTCAGTATATTGCTGACCAGACAAACCTGTTCGCCATGCAGAAGGATGGCAAGGAAATAAAGGCCAGTACCGATGAGATTGAACAATTCATAGGTATTTTGCTCATGATAGGTTTTTTCCCTTGTCCATCATATCGAATGTATTGGTCCAATGACTCCAGATTTTCTTCAGTTGCCGATGTCATGTCTCGAAATCGATTTGAATGTCTTCTCCGATATGTTCACTTCAACGACAACAGCAATGTACGAGGTAGAGAAGACCCAAACTATGATCCATTGTTTAAAAACAGACCCCTCCTAGATATGCTTCGGGTTGAAATGGGTAAGTTAGAACCTGAGGAGTGTCAAAGCATCGATGAGCAAATAGTTGCCTTCAAGGGCCGCAGTAGCCTAAAACAGTACAACAAAAACAAGCCGCACAAGTGGGGTTTCCAGGTTTTCACTAGGGCGGGATCCCCCGGCATCATGTATGATTTTGAGGTATACACAGGCAAAAGTATGAAACTGGAGGGAAATTTCAAGGTGTACTTCGACAACTGGTTCACATCCGTTGACCTAGTGAGAACACTTGCGGAACGAAACATCTGGGCTGTGGCTACAATACGTCGTGACAGGATGGGGGGATGCCAACTTGCAAGTGATAAGCAGCTAAAGGATAACGGCCGGGGTAGCTTTGACTATAGGTCTGACAGGGACAGCGCCATAACAGTTGTCAAGTGGCACGATAACAAAGCTGTACATCTCGTATCATCTTTCTGTGGAACTGAGCCTGTCGATACGTGTCGCCGCTGGTCTGCTTGTGCTAAACAAAAGATAGACGTGAATAGGCCACTGATTGTGAAGGAGTACAATCATCACATGGGCGGCGTTGACCTGGCGGACATGCTGATCGAGTTGTACAGAACAAACATAAGGAGTAGAAAATGGTTCATGCGACTTGTCTTCTACTGCTTTGACGTGGCTATTGTACAGACGCCATATGACACAACTACAGGAAGACAGTCGTAA
- the LOC135464849 gene encoding uncharacterized protein LOC135464849: protein MAGWKNGVAAQIKAQSVNAHFTHCHGHALSLAVKDTTSGYKLLRDAMDTTREICKLIKLSPKRQEKLEQLKAEMQLDTPGLKVLCPTRWTIRAESYKRILENYDALQLEWDECLEGKLDSEMRARIIGVKAQMESFDYFFALNLGQRIYSHTDNLSKTLQQGKLSAVDGQRNAELVASVLQNMRTDDNFSAFYAAVNSKATEHEIAKPSLPRNRSAPRRFEVGEGEATFPRTCEDRYRRIYFEAIDLSVNAIKSRFEQPGFKAYAEMESLLMNCLNGEDYAAELAFVEREYSGHIDLFQFESQLTLFKAMLPNETYACFRDIYSAYIQLSLGKKFLVSEVEVLMRLILVNPATDAVGERSFSTARRLKSWLRSSMNQCRLNNLAILTVHKERTDAIDLVSVANQFSSLNENRVATFGTFKKEDFDRAH, encoded by the coding sequence ATGGCCGGGTGGAAAAATGGCGTGGCTGCTCAAATCAAGGCTCAATCAGTGAATGCACATTTCACTCACTGTCATGGGCACGCACTTAGTTTGGCCGTAAAGGATACAACTAGTGGCTACAAGCTGCTACGCGATGCCATGGACACAACCAGAGAAATCTGTAAACTAATAAAGCTTTCTCCTAAACGCCAggaaaaactggaacaactcAAGGCCGAGATGCAACTGGACACACCTGGGCTCAAAGTTTTGTGTCCAACTAGATGGACAATCCGAGCTGAAAGTTACAAACGCATCCTAGAAAACTATGATGCGCTTCAGTTAGAATGGGATGAATGTTTGGAGGGCAAACTAGATTCTGAAATGCGAGCCAGAATAATAGGCGTGAAGGCTCAAATGGAgagttttgattatttttttgcattgaACTTGGGACAGAGGATATACAGTCATACTGACAATTTGTCCAAAACGTTGCAGCAGGGCAAACTCTCGGCAGTAGATGGTCAGCGTAACGCAGAGCTTGTCGCTAGTGTTCTACAGAATATGAGAACTGATGACAATTTCAGCGCATTCTACGCTGCTGTCAACAGCAAAGCTACTGAGCACGAAATAGCTAAACCATCGCTACCAAGAAACCGGTCGGCCCCACGTAGATTTGAAGTTGGTGAAGGCGAAGCAACGTTTCCCAGAACATGCGAAGATCGATACCGCAGGATATATTTTGAAGCGATTGACCTCTCTGTTAATGCTATCAAAAGCCGCTTTGAGCAGCCAGGGTTCAAGGCCTATGCAGAGATGGAGAGTCTGCTCATGAATTGCCTAAACGGAGAGGACTATGCGGCAGAGTTGGCTTTCGTTGAGAGAGAGTATAGTGGCCATATTGACCTCTTCCAATTTGAGTCCCAGCTGACACTGTTCAAGGCAATGTTGCCAAATGAGACTTACGCCTGTTTTCGAGATATCTACTCAGCTTATATTCAACTCAGCCTGGGGAAAAAATTTTTGGTTTCAGAAGTTGAAGTTTTGATGAGACTCATTTTGGTCAATCCAGCCACCGATGCTGTGGGTGAAAGATCCTTTTCTACAGCCCGTCGCTTAAAGAGCTGGCTTAGATCGTCAATGAACCAGTGTCGATTGAACAATTTGGCAATTCTGACTGTCCACAAGGAGCGCACTGATGCCATAGATTTAGTATCCGTAGCTAATCAGTTCAGCTCCTTAAATGAGAATCGAGTAGCCACTTTTGGAACCTTCAAAAAGGAAGACTTTGACAGAGCTCATTAG